A single region of the Chrysoperla carnea chromosome 5, inChrCarn1.1, whole genome shotgun sequence genome encodes:
- the LOC123300430 gene encoding actin-related protein 2/3 complex subunit 3-like gives MPAYHSAFVLSPESMVWVGEKSLIPFRTQFRGPLPTNYTAADMDIIDEALYYFKANVFFRTYEVKNEADRVLIYVTLYITECLKRLQKCATKQQGINEMYTLAISKFSIPGEPGFPLNAVYPKPTSPTDADLLRQYLQQLRQETGVRVVEKVFATEDGKPSKWWLCFAKKKFMDKSLSGPGQ, from the exons ATGCCG gcgTATCATTCAGCGTTTGTCTTATCACCGGAAAGTATGGTTTGGGTTGGTGAAAAATCGTTAATTCCTTTTCGGACCCAGTTTCGGGGTCCATTACCAACAAACTATACAGCTGCAGATATGGATATCATTGACGaagctttatattattttaaagctaatgttttttttagaaCTTATGAAGTTAaa AATGAAGCCGATCGAGTTTTGATTTACGTTACATTGTACATTACTGAATGTCTAAAACGGTTACAAAAATGTGCAACTAAACAACAAGGGATCAATGAAATGTATACATTAGCaattagtaaattttcaatACCAGGAGAACCTGGATTTCCTTTAAATGCTGTATATCCAAAACCCACATCACCAACTGATGctg atttattacgACAATATTTACAACAACTTAGACAAGAAACCGGTGTTCGTGTTGTAGAAAAAGTGTTTGCTACTGAAGATGGTAAACCTAGTAAATGGTGGCTTTGTTTTGCCAAAAAGAAGTTTATGGATAAATCACTTTCTGGCCCTGGCCAAtaa